Proteins encoded together in one Quercus lobata isolate SW786 unplaced genomic scaffold, ValleyOak3.0 Primary Assembly Scq3eQI_1866, whole genome shotgun sequence window:
- the LOC115972987 gene encoding uncharacterized protein LOC115972987, with protein sequence MDNTEDAEVLGSIHTHEDEGYTHRNEDIQTYLDEATEMDETRDVYEEFIDNDGPVENPELLDELQPENNLNPNPEWFTSNTWDDINDPSPSLETGLLSWRPGDEPSKGMLFNNKAAVQHALTMFSVGLNKKFKYMKSDPERLVVTCVNDACLWSIRAIYSKRHKLWMITTSKGPHTCSTLQVDHDGRMMDSKFIAITLESYVREDISRTVATLRSVLHAKHGHWASHYKVWDAKQKAVAAIYGGFDESYAELPRFLAALKDADPTTVTQLKCDHRSVPGTCTFNCAFWAFGPCIEGFKYCRPVISIDATHLYGKYKGKLLIAMATDANNEVYPLAFAVVESESKETWGWFLACLK encoded by the coding sequence ATGGACAATACTGAAGACGCCGAAGTGTTAGGGTCTATCCATACCCATGAGGATGAAGGATATACTCACCGAAATGAAGATATCCAAACCTACTTGGACGAGGCAACCGAAATGGATGAGACTCGAGATGTGTATGAGGAGTTCATTGATAACGATGGACCAGTAGAGAATCCAGAATTGTTAGATGAACTACAACCAGAAAATAATCTAAACCCTAACCCCGAATGGTTCACGTCAAACACATGGGATGACATTAATGACCCATCACCTTCCCTAGAAACAGGTCTGCTGAGTTGGCGACCGGGGGACGAACCGAGCAAGGGGATGCTATTCAATAATAAAGCTGCGGTTCAGCACGCGCTAACCATGTTCTCCGTTGggctcaataaaaaatttaagtacatgaaGTCAGACCCCGAGAGACTGGTTGTAACATGTGTAAACGATGCATGTCTATGGTCAATTCGAGCTATCTACAGCAAAAGGCACAAGCTGTGGATGATCACAACATCTAAGGGTCCCCACACTTGCTCGACACTCCAAGTGGATCATGATGGAAGGATGATGGATTCAAAGTTCATTGCCATCACACTTGAGTCATACGTACGGGAAGACATTTCAAGAACAGTAGCAACCCTACGTAGTGTTCTTCATGCGAAGCACGGCCATTGGGCGTCTCACTATAAGGTTTGGGATGCAAAACAGAAAGCCGTTGCAGCCATCTACGGTGGTTTCGATGAGTCATATGCAGAATTGCCTCGGTTCCTGGCAGCGTTAAAAGATGCAGATCCAACCACAGTGACACAGTTGAAGTGCGACCACCGTAGTGTGCCGGGAACTTGCACATTTAACTGTGCCTTTTGGGCTTTTGGTCCGTGTATAGAAGGGTTCAAGTATTGTAGGCCGGTGATAAGCATCGATGCAACGCACCTCTATGGCAAGTACAAGGGGAAGTTGTTGATAGCAATGGCAACGGATGCTAACAACGAGGTTTATCCACTCGCGTTTGCCGTTGTTGAGAGTGAGAGCAAGGAGACATGGGGATGGTTCTTGGCATGCCTGAAATGA